A single region of the Pseudomonas mandelii genome encodes:
- the mnmC gene encoding bifunctional tRNA (5-methylaminomethyl-2-thiouridine)(34)-methyltransferase MnmD/FAD-dependent 5-carboxymethylaminomethyl-2-thiouridine(34) oxidoreductase MnmC, protein MKPVLPHAQLDWDDQGRPYSRVFDDVYFSDKSGLEETRYVFLEQNGLRERFAALADGGRLVIGETGFGTGLNFLCAWQLFEQHAVAGARLHFISVEKYPLSQPDLQRALALWPELKPFADQLLAQYVAIHQGFQRMVLDNGRVTLTLLIGDALEQLPQLDAQVDAWFLDGFAPAKNPDMWTAELFAELARLAAPGSTISTFTSTGWVRRLLNAAGFKMKRTPGIGHKWEILRGVFLGWPAETPTPVVAKPWFARPTPLTGERHALVIGAGLAGCATAASLAARGWQVSLLERHDALAQEASGNPQGVLYLKLSAHGTALSQLIVSGFGHTRRLLEHLHRGVDWDDCGVLQLAFNAKEAERQAQLAAAFPEDLLHTLDQQHAQIRAGIALQSGGLFYPEGGWVHPPALCAWQAAHPSIRFLPHHDVLELRRADGQWQAWEGHKLLANAAVVVLAGAAEIKRFDFSSDLPLKRIRGQITRLPQTPASQSLSTVVCAEGYVAPARLGEHTLGASFDFNNDDLTPTTAEHAGNLQMLEEISVDLVARLGAEALRPEALEGRAAFRCTSPDYLPIVGPLSDRQAFADAYIALSKDARQTPDTPCPWLDGLYVNSGHGSRGLITAPLSGELLAAWLDNEPLPLPRAVAEACHPNRFALRRLIRGK, encoded by the coding sequence ATGAAACCTGTATTGCCTCACGCCCAACTCGACTGGGACGACCAGGGTCGCCCGTATTCGCGGGTGTTCGACGATGTCTATTTTTCGGACAAGTCAGGCCTTGAAGAAACCCGCTACGTATTTCTCGAACAGAACGGTTTGCGTGAACGCTTCGCCGCGCTGGCCGACGGCGGTCGACTGGTCATTGGCGAAACCGGTTTCGGTACCGGGCTTAACTTCCTCTGCGCCTGGCAGTTGTTCGAACAGCACGCCGTGGCCGGTGCGCGCCTGCACTTTATCAGTGTCGAAAAGTACCCGCTGAGCCAGCCAGACCTGCAGCGTGCGCTGGCTTTGTGGCCGGAGCTCAAGCCGTTTGCCGATCAATTGCTGGCGCAATACGTGGCGATCCATCAAGGCTTCCAGCGAATGGTCTTGGACAACGGGCGTGTGACCCTGACGTTGCTGATCGGCGATGCGCTGGAGCAATTGCCGCAACTGGACGCGCAGGTTGATGCGTGGTTTCTCGACGGTTTTGCCCCGGCGAAAAATCCCGACATGTGGACCGCCGAGTTGTTTGCCGAACTGGCTCGATTGGCAGCGCCCGGCTCGACCATTAGCACGTTCACCAGCACCGGTTGGGTGCGCCGTCTGTTGAACGCGGCGGGCTTCAAGATGAAGCGCACGCCCGGCATCGGTCACAAATGGGAAATCCTGCGCGGTGTGTTTCTGGGCTGGCCTGCAGAAACCCCCACGCCTGTCGTTGCGAAACCCTGGTTTGCCCGCCCAACGCCGTTGACCGGCGAACGTCACGCCTTGGTGATTGGCGCAGGACTGGCCGGTTGCGCTACCGCCGCCAGCCTGGCGGCACGGGGCTGGCAAGTCAGTTTGCTGGAGCGCCACGATGCGCTGGCACAGGAAGCGTCGGGCAATCCACAGGGCGTGTTGTACCTCAAGCTCTCGGCCCATGGCACGGCCTTGTCACAGTTGATTGTCAGTGGTTTCGGTCACACCCGGCGTTTGCTTGAGCACTTGCACCGAGGCGTCGACTGGGACGATTGCGGCGTGCTGCAACTGGCCTTCAACGCCAAGGAAGCCGAACGTCAGGCACAACTGGCGGCGGCGTTTCCCGAGGATTTGCTGCACACACTCGATCAGCAACACGCGCAGATCCGCGCGGGTATCGCGTTGCAATCGGGTGGCCTGTTTTACCCCGAAGGCGGTTGGGTGCATCCGCCCGCCCTGTGCGCATGGCAAGCGGCGCATCCGAGTATCCGGTTCCTGCCCCATCACGATGTACTGGAACTGCGTCGTGCCGATGGGCAATGGCAAGCGTGGGAGGGTCACAAGCTGCTGGCCAACGCAGCGGTGGTGGTGCTGGCCGGCGCCGCCGAGATCAAGCGTTTCGACTTCAGCAGCGACTTGCCGCTCAAACGGATTCGTGGACAGATCACCCGCCTGCCCCAAACACCTGCAAGCCAGAGCCTGAGCACCGTGGTATGTGCCGAAGGTTATGTCGCACCGGCCCGCCTGGGTGAACACACCCTGGGTGCCAGTTTTGATTTCAACAACGACGACCTGACGCCCACCACGGCCGAGCATGCCGGCAACCTGCAGATGCTCGAAGAAATCTCGGTGGATCTGGTCGCCCGACTCGGCGCAGAGGCCCTGCGACCCGAGGCACTTGAAGGTCGCGCGGCGTTCCGCTGCACCAGCCCCGACTACCTGCCAATTGTCGGCCCTTTGTCTGATCGCCAGGCCTTCGCCGACGCCTACATCGCCCTGAGCAAGGACGCCCGGCAAACGCCAGACACCCCATGTCCATGGCTGGACGGTTTGTACGTCAACAGCGGCCACGGCTCACGAGGGCTGATTACCGCGCCGTTGTCAGGCGAGTTGCTCGCGGCCTGGCTCGACAACGAACCGCTGCCATTACCCAGAGCCGTGGCCGAGGCGTGCCATCCGAATCGTTTCGCCTTGCGTCGCCTGATCCGGGGTAAATGA
- a CDS encoding YheU family protein: protein MLIPYDQLEVDTLTRLIEDFVTRDGTDNGDDTPLETRVLRVRQALTKGQALIVFDPDSEQCQLMLKHDVPKHLFD, encoded by the coding sequence ATGCTGATTCCCTACGACCAACTTGAAGTCGACACCCTGACCCGCCTGATCGAGGACTTCGTGACCCGCGACGGTACGGACAATGGTGACGACACGCCGCTGGAAACCCGCGTATTGCGTGTTCGCCAGGCATTGACCAAGGGCCAGGCGCTGATCGTTTTTGATCCGGACAGCGAGCAATGCCAGTTGATGCTCAAGCACGATGTGCCCAAGCACCTGTTCGACTGA
- the ngg gene encoding N-acetylglutaminylglutamine synthetase, whose translation MKPHATAYSQRLLRGQSPSYERLQARLAEDGSELGAAPIAVHCGWGRLLIGHTFPDAASLAQELLNEQPGERDIALYVAAPQQVLGLEPAQLFLDPSDTLRLWFSDYRQSTRVFRGFRIRRAQSETDWQAINQLYQARGMLPIDANLLTPRHQGGPVYWLAEDEDSGAIIGSVMGLNHHKAFNDPENGSSLWCLAVDPHCSRPGVGEVLVRHLIEHFMSRGLSYLDLSVLHDNRQAKSLYAKLGFRNLSTFAIKRKNGINQPLFLGPGPEADFNPYARIIVEEAHRRGIDVHVDDADAGMFTLSHGGRRVRCRESLSDLTSAISMSLCQDKSLTHKVLKAAGLNLPSQQLAGNADDNLAFLDEHERVVVKPLDGEQGQGVAVDLRTIEEVQQAIESARQFDSRVLLESFHEGLDLRIVVIGFEVVAAAIRRPAEVVGDGQHSIGALIEAQSRRRQAATSGESKIPLDHETERTLQAAGYDYNSILPAGEHLFVRRTANLHTGGVLEDVTAILHPTLIDAAVRAARALDIPMVGLDLMVPAADQPEYVFIEANERAGLANHEPQPTAERFVDLLFPHSQPAVS comes from the coding sequence ATGAAACCCCACGCCACGGCTTACAGCCAACGCTTGTTGCGCGGTCAGTCCCCCTCCTATGAACGTTTGCAGGCACGGCTGGCCGAAGACGGCAGTGAACTGGGCGCGGCGCCGATTGCGGTGCATTGCGGCTGGGGCCGGTTGCTGATCGGCCATACCTTCCCGGACGCGGCGAGCCTGGCGCAAGAGTTGCTCAACGAGCAGCCCGGTGAGCGCGACATCGCCTTGTACGTGGCCGCCCCCCAGCAAGTGTTGGGGCTGGAGCCGGCGCAACTGTTCCTCGACCCTTCCGACACCTTGCGTCTTTGGTTCAGCGATTACCGCCAGTCAACCCGGGTGTTTCGCGGTTTTCGCATTCGCCGGGCGCAAAGCGAGACTGATTGGCAGGCGATCAATCAGCTGTACCAGGCGCGCGGCATGTTGCCCATTGATGCGAATTTGCTGACGCCGCGACATCAGGGCGGCCCGGTGTATTGGCTGGCCGAAGATGAAGACAGCGGCGCGATCATCGGCAGCGTCATGGGCCTCAACCATCACAAGGCGTTCAACGACCCGGAGAACGGCAGCAGCCTGTGGTGCCTGGCGGTCGATCCGCACTGTTCGCGGCCCGGCGTCGGTGAAGTGCTGGTGCGGCATTTGATCGAACACTTCATGAGCCGTGGGCTGAGTTACCTGGACCTGTCGGTGTTGCACGACAACCGGCAGGCGAAAAGTCTCTACGCCAAGCTTGGTTTTCGCAACCTGTCGACCTTCGCCATCAAGCGCAAGAACGGCATCAATCAGCCGCTGTTTCTGGGTCCTGGGCCTGAGGCCGATTTCAACCCCTATGCGCGGATCATTGTCGAGGAAGCCCATCGACGCGGCATCGATGTGCACGTCGATGATGCCGACGCCGGGATGTTCACCCTCAGCCATGGCGGACGCCGGGTGCGTTGCCGCGAATCCCTGAGCGACCTGACCAGCGCCATCAGCATGAGCCTGTGCCAGGACAAAAGCCTGACGCACAAAGTGCTCAAGGCCGCCGGTTTGAACCTGCCCTCGCAGCAGCTGGCCGGCAACGCCGACGACAACCTGGCGTTTCTCGACGAGCACGAGCGGGTGGTGGTCAAGCCTTTGGATGGTGAGCAAGGTCAAGGCGTCGCGGTGGATTTGCGGACGATTGAAGAGGTTCAGCAAGCCATCGAATCAGCCCGGCAGTTCGACAGCCGCGTGCTGCTGGAAAGTTTCCACGAAGGTCTCGATTTACGCATTGTGGTGATCGGTTTCGAGGTGGTCGCCGCGGCGATTCGCCGGCCTGCCGAGGTGGTGGGCGATGGTCAGCATTCCATCGGCGCGCTGATCGAAGCGCAGAGTCGGCGTCGGCAGGCGGCCACCAGCGGTGAAAGCAAAATCCCGCTGGACCATGAGACCGAGCGCACGCTGCAGGCGGCGGGTTATGACTACAACAGTATTCTGCCGGCCGGCGAGCATCTGTTCGTCAGGCGTACGGCAAATCTGCATACCGGTGGCGTTCTGGAGGATGTCACGGCGATCTTGCATCCGACCCTGATCGATGCCGCCGTACGGGCTGCGCGGGCGCTGGACATTCCCATGGTCGGGCTCGACCTGATGGTGCCTGCCGCCGATCAACCGGAATACGTGTTTATCGAAGCCAACGAACGCGCCGGGCTGGCCAACCATGAACCGCAGCCGACGGCCGAGCGGTTTGTGGATTTGCTGTTTCCGCACAGTCAGCCGGCAGTTTCCTAG
- a CDS encoding osmoprotectant NAGGN system M42 family peptidase has protein sequence MTSKIPEPDLNYLQKVLLEMLAIPSPTGFTDTIVRYVAERLEELGIPFEMTRRGTIRATLKGKKNSPDRAVSAHLDTIGAAVRAVKDNGRLTLAPVGCWSSRFAEGSRVSLFTDNGVIRGSVLPLMASGHAFNTAVDELPISWDHVELRLDAYCATRADCDSLGISVGDFVAFDPLPEFTESGHISARHLDDKAGVAALLAAMKAIIDSGEELMIDCHPLFTITEETGSGAAAALPWDVSEFVGIDIAPVAPGQHSSEHAVSVAMQDSGGPYDYHLSRHLLRLASENELPVRRDLFRYYFSDAHSAVTAGHDIRTALLAFGCDATHGYERTHIDSLAALSRLLGAYILSPPVFASDAQPAKGSLDRFSHQIEHDTQMESDTRVPSVDSLVGQRTDS, from the coding sequence ATGACCAGCAAAATTCCCGAACCGGATCTCAATTACCTGCAAAAAGTCCTGCTGGAAATGCTCGCCATTCCCAGCCCGACCGGCTTTACCGACACCATCGTGCGGTACGTCGCCGAACGCCTTGAAGAATTGGGCATTCCCTTTGAGATGACCCGGCGCGGCACCATCCGCGCCACGCTCAAGGGCAAGAAAAACAGCCCGGACCGTGCGGTCTCCGCTCACCTCGACACCATCGGCGCCGCGGTCCGCGCGGTGAAAGACAACGGTCGCCTGACCCTCGCCCCGGTCGGTTGCTGGTCCAGTCGTTTTGCCGAGGGCAGCCGCGTCAGCCTGTTCACCGACAACGGTGTGATTCGCGGCAGCGTGTTACCGCTGATGGCTTCCGGGCACGCATTCAACACCGCCGTAGATGAATTGCCGATCAGCTGGGATCACGTTGAGTTGCGTCTGGACGCTTACTGCGCCACCCGCGCCGACTGCGATTCCCTGGGGATCAGCGTGGGCGATTTCGTCGCCTTCGACCCGCTGCCGGAGTTCACCGAAAGCGGTCACATCAGCGCCCGTCACCTCGACGACAAGGCGGGTGTAGCGGCGCTGCTGGCGGCGATGAAAGCGATCATCGACAGCGGTGAGGAGTTGATGATCGATTGTCATCCGCTATTCACCATCACCGAGGAAACCGGCAGCGGCGCGGCGGCTGCGTTGCCTTGGGACGTCAGCGAATTCGTCGGCATCGACATCGCGCCGGTTGCGCCCGGCCAGCATTCCAGCGAACACGCGGTGAGCGTGGCGATGCAGGATTCCGGCGGGCCTTACGACTATCACCTGTCGCGGCACTTGCTCAGGTTAGCCAGTGAAAACGAGTTGCCGGTGCGCCGCGACCTGTTTCGCTATTACTTCAGCGATGCGCATTCGGCGGTCACCGCCGGTCACGACATCCGCACCGCCCTGCTCGCCTTCGGCTGCGATGCCACTCACGGTTACGAGCGCACGCACATCGATAGCCTGGCGGCGCTGAGTCGTCTACTCGGCGCCTACATTCTGAGCCCGCCGGTATTTGCCAGTGATGCGCAGCCGGCAAAGGGCTCGCTGGACCGGTTCAGTCATCAAATCGAGCACGACACGCAGATGGAAAGCGATACGCGGGTGCCGTCGGTGGATAGTCTGGTGGGGCAACGAACAGACAGCTGA
- the csrA gene encoding carbon storage regulator CsrA, whose translation MLVLSRVVGEMISIGDNISVRIIAVNGGSVRFGVEAPQNVNVHRAEVYDRIQVKLAKTKRR comes from the coding sequence ATGCTTGTACTCAGTCGCGTTGTGGGCGAGATGATTTCCATCGGTGACAACATTTCAGTGCGCATCATCGCCGTCAACGGAGGCAGCGTGCGCTTCGGTGTCGAAGCGCCACAAAACGTCAATGTGCATCGGGCCGAGGTCTACGATCGCATCCAGGTCAAACTGGCGAAAACCAAAAGACGCTGA
- the pap gene encoding polyphosphate:AMP phosphotransferase: MFESAEIGHAIDKETYDAEEPALREALLEAQFELQQQKRFPVIVLINGIEGAGKGETVKLLNEWMDPRLIEVRTFDQQTDEELARPPAWRYWRMLPAKGRMGIFFGNWYSQMLQGRVHGLFKDAVLDQAINQSERFEKMLCDEGALIFKFWFHLSKKQMKARLKALADDPLHSWRISPLDWQQSRTYDKFVKYGERVLRRTSRDYAPWHVIEGVDVHYRSLAVGKILLEGLQSALKRSRIHPAKVNAAPLPIHVDQLNLLDSLDLSQRLDKEDYEEQLITEQARFSGLMRDKRMRQFALIAVFEGNDAAGKGGAIRRVAAALDPRQYSIVPIAAPTEEERAQPYLWRFWRHIPAKGKFTVFDRSWYGRVLVERVEELCPPADWLRAYSEINDFEEQISESGVIVVKFWLAIDKETQLERFESREDIPFKRFKITEDDWRNRDKWDAYRAAVGDMVDRTSTEISPWTLVEANDKRWARVKVLRTINLALEAAFEKSDKHDKKAKKRKS, translated from the coding sequence ATGTTCGAATCTGCTGAAATCGGTCACGCCATCGACAAAGAAACCTACGACGCTGAAGAACCGGCACTGCGTGAAGCGTTGCTCGAAGCGCAGTTCGAACTTCAACAGCAAAAGCGCTTTCCGGTGATCGTCCTGATCAACGGCATTGAAGGCGCCGGGAAGGGCGAGACGGTCAAGTTGCTCAACGAGTGGATGGACCCGCGTCTTATCGAAGTCCGCACTTTCGATCAGCAGACCGATGAAGAGCTGGCGCGACCTCCGGCCTGGCGCTACTGGCGGATGCTCCCGGCCAAGGGGCGCATGGGGATTTTCTTCGGCAACTGGTACAGCCAGATGCTCCAGGGCCGGGTCCATGGACTGTTCAAGGACGCGGTGCTGGATCAGGCGATCAACCAGTCGGAGCGCTTTGAAAAGATGCTCTGCGACGAAGGCGCGCTGATTTTCAAGTTCTGGTTTCACCTCTCCAAGAAGCAGATGAAGGCGCGCCTCAAGGCACTCGCCGACGACCCTTTGCACAGCTGGCGCATCAGTCCGCTGGACTGGCAACAATCCCGGACTTACGACAAGTTCGTGAAGTACGGCGAGCGCGTGTTGCGTCGCACCAGCCGCGACTATGCGCCTTGGCACGTGATTGAAGGCGTGGATGTGCATTACCGCAGTCTGGCGGTGGGCAAGATCCTGCTCGAAGGCCTGCAAAGTGCCTTGAAACGATCCAGAATCCATCCCGCCAAAGTCAACGCTGCGCCGCTGCCGATCCATGTCGATCAGCTCAACTTGCTTGACAGCCTCGACTTGAGCCAGCGTCTGGACAAGGAAGATTACGAAGAACAACTGATTACCGAGCAGGCGCGATTCTCGGGCCTGATGCGTGACAAACGCATGCGCCAATTCGCCTTGATCGCAGTGTTCGAAGGCAATGACGCTGCGGGTAAGGGCGGTGCAATCCGGCGCGTGGCCGCGGCGCTCGATCCACGTCAGTACAGCATTGTGCCGATTGCCGCGCCCACCGAGGAAGAACGGGCGCAACCGTATTTGTGGCGCTTTTGGCGGCACATTCCGGCCAAGGGCAAATTCACCGTATTCGATCGCTCGTGGTATGGCCGGGTATTGGTCGAGCGCGTCGAAGAGCTCTGTCCGCCCGCTGACTGGCTGCGGGCCTACAGCGAGATTAACGATTTCGAAGAGCAGATTTCCGAATCGGGCGTCATCGTGGTCAAGTTCTGGCTGGCCATCGACAAGGAAACGCAACTGGAGCGTTTCGAATCCCGTGAAGACATTCCCTTCAAGCGTTTCAAGATCACTGAAGACGACTGGCGCAATCGGGACAAGTGGGACGCTTATCGCGCGGCCGTCGGCGACATGGTTGACCGCACCAGCACGGAAATCTCGCCATGGACGCTGGTGGAGGCCAATGACAAGCGCTGGGCCCGGGTCAAGGTCCTGCGCACGATCAACCTGGCGCTGGAAGCCGCGTTCGAAAAATCAGACAAGCACGACAAGAAGGCCAAAAAACGCAAGTCGTGA
- a CDS encoding N-acetylglutaminylglutamine amidotransferase codes for MCGLAGELRFDHQPADLAAVERITHHLAPRGPDAWGFHSQGPIALGHRRLKIMDLSDGSAQPMVDNQLGLSLAFNGAIYNFPELRTELESLGYAFYSGGDTEVLLKGYHAWGEALLPKLNGMFAFAIWERDAKRLFIARDRLGVKPLYLSRTGQRLRFASALPALLKGGDINPILDPVALNHYLNFHAVVPAPRTLLAGIEKLPPATWMRIEADGTTEQKTWWTLPYGPRADEMNLTLEDWRDRVLDSTRDAVAIRQRAAVDVGVLLSGGVDSSMLVGLLREVGVENLSTFSIGFQDAGGERGDEFQYSDLIAKHYNTQHHQLRIDEKEIIEQLPAAFRAMSEPMVSHDCIAFYLLSREVAKHCKVVQSGQGADELFAGYHWYPQVDGAADPYAAYRDAFFDRSYEDYAATVQPKWLTANDAAGDFVKEHFAQPGAEAAVDKALRLDSTIMLVDDPVKRVDNMTMAWGLEARTPFLDYRLVELSARVPGKFKLPDGGKQVLKEAARLVIPSEVIDRKKGYFPVPGLKHLQGDTLNWVRELLLDPSQDRGLFNPAMLDRLLTDPQGQLTPLRGSKLWQLAALNLWLSEQGI; via the coding sequence ATGTGCGGATTAGCTGGCGAGTTACGCTTTGATCATCAACCTGCGGACCTTGCAGCCGTTGAACGAATCACCCATCACTTGGCCCCTCGTGGCCCTGACGCGTGGGGCTTCCACAGCCAGGGGCCGATTGCCCTGGGCCACCGTCGCCTGAAAATCATGGACCTGTCGGACGGCTCGGCGCAGCCGATGGTCGACAACCAATTGGGTTTGTCCCTGGCCTTCAATGGCGCGATCTACAACTTCCCGGAACTGCGCACCGAACTGGAAAGCCTCGGTTATGCCTTCTATTCCGGTGGTGACACCGAGGTGCTGCTCAAGGGTTATCACGCCTGGGGCGAGGCACTGCTGCCGAAACTCAATGGCATGTTCGCCTTCGCGATCTGGGAACGCGACGCCAAGCGCCTGTTTATCGCGCGTGACCGTCTCGGCGTGAAGCCGCTGTACCTGTCGCGCACCGGCCAGCGCCTGCGCTTTGCCTCGGCGCTGCCGGCGTTGCTCAAAGGCGGCGACATCAACCCGATCCTCGATCCGGTGGCACTCAATCACTATCTGAATTTCCACGCCGTGGTCCCGGCACCGCGCACCTTGCTGGCCGGCATCGAAAAACTGCCACCGGCAACCTGGATGCGCATCGAAGCGGACGGCACCACTGAGCAGAAAACCTGGTGGACCCTGCCTTACGGCCCACGCGCCGACGAGATGAACCTGACGCTCGAAGACTGGCGTGACCGTGTACTCGACAGCACCCGCGACGCGGTGGCGATCCGTCAACGTGCGGCCGTGGACGTCGGCGTACTGCTGTCGGGCGGTGTCGATTCAAGCATGCTGGTGGGGCTGTTGCGTGAGGTCGGCGTGGAAAACCTGTCGACCTTTTCCATCGGTTTCCAGGATGCCGGCGGCGAACGTGGTGATGAGTTCCAGTACTCGGACTTGATCGCCAAACACTACAACACGCAGCACCATCAACTGCGCATCGACGAAAAAGAGATCATCGAGCAACTGCCCGCGGCGTTCCGCGCCATGAGCGAGCCGATGGTCAGCCATGACTGCATCGCCTTCTACCTGCTGTCACGGGAAGTGGCCAAGCATTGCAAAGTGGTGCAGAGCGGCCAGGGCGCGGACGAGTTGTTCGCCGGCTATCACTGGTACCCACAAGTCGATGGCGCCGCCGATCCGTACGCGGCCTATCGCGATGCGTTCTTCGATCGCAGCTACGAGGATTACGCCGCCACCGTGCAACCGAAATGGCTGACGGCCAATGACGCTGCCGGTGACTTCGTGAAGGAACATTTCGCACAGCCCGGCGCCGAGGCGGCGGTGGATAAAGCCCTGCGTCTGGACAGCACGATCATGTTGGTGGACGACCCGGTCAAGCGTGTCGACAACATGACCATGGCCTGGGGCCTGGAAGCGCGCACACCGTTTCTCGACTATCGCCTGGTGGAATTGTCGGCCCGGGTGCCGGGCAAATTCAAACTGCCGGACGGTGGCAAGCAAGTCTTGAAAGAGGCTGCTCGACTGGTCATTCCAAGCGAAGTGATTGACCGCAAGAAAGGTTACTTTCCGGTGCCGGGCCTCAAGCATTTGCAGGGCGATACGCTGAACTGGGTGCGCGAACTGCTGCTCGATCCAAGCCAGGATCGCGGCCTGTTCAACCCGGCCATGCTCGACCGCCTGCTGACCGATCCGCAAGGCCAGTTGACTCCGTTGCGCGGCTCCAAGCTGTGGCAATTGGCGGCGCTGAACCTGTGGCTCAGTGAACAAGGAATCTGA